In Methanocaldococcus lauensis, a single genomic region encodes these proteins:
- a CDS encoding ATP-binding protein, whose protein sequence is MRFFDREKELNYLKTYCQLEPNSILFVYGPKSSGKTRVMLKVIEELNKKDDIVFFYYDLRRYATPTKEEFLKIFFEKGDKKYLLNKFEIDLKIFKFGIEENFDFNNLSLNDVFDKIYESIEAVIKEGKKPVLIIDELQKLKNIYFNTENQRFSASPLLRFGDGGKSLLNELFNLFVHLTKVRHLCHVICLTSDTLFIEEIYKNSTLENAAKYYLIDWLNKKNIKKILKEEGFSEEEINYASKFISLPYEIVDLIENKKLGLSVEETINQWINIDVDKIKYLIDTSDLNEEEIYSVLSKFKDKIKINYKTDVKKDEMKYIKFLIENEILFYDVINGIIKPTSIKKWYAIKEILKK, encoded by the coding sequence ATGAGATTTTTCGATAGAGAAAAAGAACTCAACTATCTAAAAACCTACTGTCAATTAGAGCCGAATTCCATATTATTCGTTTATGGACCAAAATCATCAGGTAAAACTAGAGTAATGCTCAAAGTTATAGAAGAACTAAACAAAAAGGATGATATAGTATTTTTCTATTATGACTTAAGAAGGTATGCCACTCCTACAAAGGAAGAGTTTTTAAAAATATTTTTTGAAAAAGGAGATAAGAAATATCTTTTAAATAAATTTGAAATTGACTTAAAAATATTTAAGTTTGGTATAGAAGAGAATTTTGACTTTAATAATTTATCTTTAAATGATGTTTTTGACAAAATCTATGAAAGTATTGAAGCAGTTATAAAAGAGGGTAAAAAACCTGTTTTAATTATTGATGAATTACAGAAGTTGAAAAATATCTATTTTAACACTGAAAATCAAAGATTTTCAGCGTCTCCTTTGCTTCGCTTCGGAGATGGAGGAAAGTCCCTACTAAATGAGCTATTCAATTTATTTGTTCATTTAACAAAAGTTAGGCATTTATGTCATGTTATCTGCCTAACTTCTGATACTTTATTTATTGAAGAGATTTATAAGAACTCTACATTAGAAAACGCTGCAAAATATTATCTAATCGATTGGCTAAATAAAAAAAATATTAAGAAGATTTTAAAAGAAGAAGGCTTTAGTGAAGAAGAGATTAATTATGCATCTAAATTTATATCTTTACCTTATGAAATAGTTGATTTAATCGAAAACAAAAAATTGGGCTTGTCAGTTGAAGAAACAATAAATCAGTGGATTAATATAGATGTGGATAAGATAAAATATTTAATAGATACTTCCGATTTAAATGAAGAAGAGATTTATAGTGTTCTTTCTAAGTTTAAGGATAAAATAAAAATTAACTATAAAACAGATGTAAAAAAAGATGAAATGAAATATATAAAATTTTTAATTGAGAATGAGATTTTGTTTTATGATGTTATTAATGGGATAATTAAGCCGACATCAATAAAAAAATGGTATGCCATAAAAGAAATTTTAAAGAAGTAG
- a CDS encoding RNA-guided endonuclease InsQ/TnpB family protein, whose product MSKLEVTRVLTINLTRKLTDEQWIILNHLTYSSSKLWNVANYQVMQGNIKINELEKKLKTNFWYKNLHSQSAQAVLQKLKIAWLNYFKQHTKRPRFQPKNGHYPVKWKKDGFKIIGNKLRLSLSKQTRQYLKEKHGIESKFLWVELSKTLPLDAMQVKEVEIVPHDIYGQRFYVLHLIYKKEVNPKKPKEEKVMGIDLGVKNLATTVIQGEKQPLIFDGKILLSKLRWFAKEIARVKSQIAEQGLKTCKRLSKLAVKERNYVNDYIHKISRWIVNLAKEKGVSKIVIGNLTNNFSNIDIGRKNNEKFHKIPFRKLIHRITYKSEEEGISVELVDESYTSQKCSVCGVIKKSNRKYRGLYVCSECGAVINADVNGARNILFSVVPNPEWGLNEILADFVALASLR is encoded by the coding sequence GTGTCTAAGTTGGAAGTAACGAGAGTTTTAACGATAAATCTAACGAGAAAATTAACTGACGAACAATGGATTATCTTAAACCATTTAACTTATTCCTCATCAAAATTATGGAATGTAGCTAACTATCAAGTTATGCAAGGCAATATAAAGATTAATGAATTAGAAAAGAAACTAAAAACTAACTTTTGGTATAAAAACCTTCATTCACAGTCAGCACAAGCAGTTTTGCAGAAATTAAAAATCGCATGGCTAAACTACTTTAAACAACATACGAAGAGACCAAGATTCCAACCTAAAAATGGACATTATCCAGTGAAATGGAAAAAAGATGGATTTAAAATTATCGGTAATAAGTTAAGATTGTCCTTATCAAAGCAAACAAGACAGTATCTCAAAGAAAAGCATGGCATCGAGTCCAAGTTCCTATGGGTAGAGTTATCGAAAACTCTACCGCTTGATGCCATGCAGGTTAAAGAGGTTGAGATAGTTCCTCACGATATTTATGGGCAGAGGTTTTATGTTCTACATTTGATTTATAAAAAGGAAGTTAATCCAAAGAAACCTAAGGAAGAAAAAGTAATGGGAATAGATTTAGGAGTGAAGAACTTAGCAACCACAGTGATACAAGGAGAAAAACAACCACTAATATTCGATGGAAAAATTTTGTTGTCTAAATTAAGGTGGTTTGCTAAAGAGATAGCGAGAGTTAAATCTCAAATTGCAGAACAAGGTTTAAAGACTTGCAAGCGATTATCGAAGTTAGCGGTGAAGGAAAGGAATTATGTTAATGACTATATCCATAAGATTAGCAGATGGATTGTAAATTTAGCGAAAGAAAAGGGAGTTTCAAAGATTGTTATAGGAAATTTAACTAATAATTTTTCAAATATAGACATAGGTAGAAAAAATAACGAAAAATTTCATAAAATTCCGTTCAGAAAACTAATACATAGAATAACTTATAAATCTGAAGAAGAAGGAATTTCAGTGGAATTGGTGGATGAAAGTTATACATCTCAAAAATGCAGTGTTTGTGGAGTAATAAAGAAATCAAATAGGAAATACAGAGGTTTATATGTTTGTTCTGAGTGTGGAGCTGTTATTAATGCTGATGTTAATGGTGCAAGAAATATCTTATTCAGCGTAGTCCCGAATCCCGAATGGGGATTAAACGAAATCCTTGCGGATTTCGTAGCCCTCGCTTCGCTACGGTAA
- the serS gene encoding serine--tRNA ligase — translation MKLTFNLKGKLIFSKELDEEAKKAVEEILKNADQIFLKGVPKGKEDEASKIINYEFEGNTLKLNIVSGRYTRAHEGLIRLKKPIAEKLGRNFKIGVRKIEIDNYVITIETENDMSKKLEGVKVPECEAKVEGNKIILTFKNIGESELKRNIIDRAIKFVKSELEKEEDLTFKVCKIPPGTIVKEYKAKRKITFDKDPTEVAEKLGWVKKFPGRGQWFYTPPITALFRAFEDLIVNEIVKKIGFEECLFPKLIPLEIMYKMRYLEGLPEGMYYVCPPKREPELFNEFVNEMIIKKEIPKEKLKSLLRDPGYVLAPAQCEPFYQFFEGEIIDVDKPIMFFDRSGWTYRWEGGGAKGLDRVNEFLRIECVWIGSPEFVEEIRDKTLRYAEKLAEKLDLEYWTEVGDDPFYLEGRKKEERGIEFPDVPKYEMRLLLPHIKDERKGVAVTSANVHGTHFVEGFRIKDYKGRKVWTGCTGYGITRWVVGYIAQYGFDFDDWHPIIKKKIKKLPKVPQLITWPK, via the coding sequence ATGAAACTTACATTTAATTTAAAGGGAAAATTAATTTTTAGTAAAGAGTTGGATGAAGAGGCAAAAAAAGCAGTGGAAGAGATTTTAAAAAATGCTGACCAAATATTTTTAAAAGGAGTTCCTAAGGGAAAAGAGGATGAGGCGTCAAAAATTATAAACTATGAATTTGAGGGGAATACTTTAAAGTTAAATATTGTCTCTGGAAGATATACAAGGGCACACGAGGGATTAATTAGGTTAAAAAAACCTATTGCAGAAAAATTAGGAAGAAACTTTAAAATTGGAGTTAGAAAAATTGAAATAGATAATTATGTAATAACAATAGAGACAGAAAATGATATGTCTAAAAAATTAGAGGGAGTTAAAGTTCCAGAGTGTGAGGCAAAGGTTGAAGGGAATAAAATTATATTGACATTTAAAAATATTGGAGAGAGTGAATTAAAGAGAAATATTATTGACAGAGCAATAAAATTTGTAAAATCTGAGTTGGAAAAGGAGGAGGATTTAACATTTAAAGTTTGTAAAATACCACCGGGAACTATAGTTAAAGAATACAAAGCAAAGAGAAAAATAACTTTTGATAAAGATCCAACAGAAGTTGCTGAAAAATTAGGTTGGGTTAAAAAATTCCCTGGAAGAGGTCAGTGGTTTTATACTCCACCAATAACAGCATTGTTTAGGGCATTTGAAGATTTAATAGTCAATGAAATTGTGAAAAAAATAGGATTTGAAGAATGTCTATTCCCTAAATTAATTCCTTTGGAAATTATGTATAAGATGAGATACTTAGAAGGATTACCAGAGGGAATGTATTATGTTTGTCCTCCAAAGAGAGAACCAGAGCTTTTCAACGAATTTGTAAATGAGATGATAATTAAAAAGGAAATTCCAAAAGAAAAATTAAAATCACTACTTAGAGACCCAGGCTATGTTTTAGCCCCTGCTCAGTGTGAGCCATTTTATCAATTCTTTGAGGGAGAGATTATAGATGTAGATAAGCCAATAATGTTCTTTGATAGAAGTGGATGGACATATAGATGGGAAGGAGGAGGAGCAAAGGGATTAGATAGGGTTAATGAATTTTTAAGGATAGAATGTGTTTGGATTGGAAGTCCTGAATTTGTTGAGGAAATTAGAGACAAAACATTGAGATATGCTGAGAAATTGGCAGAAAAACTTGATTTAGAGTATTGGACTGAGGTTGGAGATGACCCATTTTACTTAGAAGGTAGAAAAAAGGAAGAGAGAGGAATTGAATTCCCAGATGTGCCAAAGTATGAGATGAGATTACTCTTACCTCATATAAAAGATGAGAGAAAAGGAGTAGCTGTAACATCAGCAAATGTTCATGGAACGCACTTCGTTGAAGGATTTAGGATTAAAGATTATAAGGGGAGGAAGGTTTGGACAGGTTGTACTGGATATGGAATAACAAGGTGGGTTGTTGGTTATATAGCTCAATATGGGTTTGATTTTGATGATTGGCATCCAATAATAAAGAAAAAGATAAAAAAATTGCCTAAAGTTCCACAATTAATAACTTGGCCAAAGTAA
- a CDS encoding tripartite tricarboxylate transporter permease has protein sequence MLNLPYLILGVLCGIITGLFPGIHPNNIAILSSLLIPYFGVNNYIPFLIGLVITHYFMNFIPSAFLGVPDDETAVSVLPMHRLTLSGNGYEGVILAGFGSYLGVIFSIIICLFLILLNFDVLSFYSSIKFFIPIMLIIFVIYQILTAKSIWEILVIFLSGIFGIAVLYCSPAYYITLNAIFTGMFGIPLLINNLRLKKCNIKSQIITFPEFKLKYLKSSFFASTVGFFRIFLPGVSGAQINYILSKILKEEKDLKNFIVSQGSIILANEAFSLLAITFIGIGRSGVARIIQQIKPDVDINLLLFSILISSTMALIILVILSKYVLIFIKKVSLKYLSLFFIVFCSLIIVVGSYNLYLFYHIIIYITAICIGLITFNSKSKPSYMMNVLIFPTVLYFLH, from the coding sequence ATGTTAAATCTTCCATATTTAATTTTAGGAGTACTATGTGGAATTATTACAGGATTATTTCCAGGGATTCATCCAAATAACATTGCAATTTTATCATCCTTACTTATTCCATATTTTGGTGTTAATAACTATATTCCATTTTTAATTGGTTTAGTTATTACACACTATTTCATGAACTTTATACCATCTGCATTTTTAGGAGTTCCTGATGATGAGACAGCAGTTTCAGTTTTACCAATGCATAGATTGACATTATCAGGAAATGGATATGAAGGAGTTATATTGGCAGGATTTGGTAGTTATTTGGGAGTAATTTTTTCAATTATTATATGTTTATTTTTAATTTTATTAAATTTTGATGTTTTATCCTTTTATTCTTCAATAAAATTCTTTATTCCAATTATGTTAATCATCTTTGTTATTTATCAAATATTAACAGCTAAATCTATATGGGAAATCTTAGTTATATTTTTATCAGGCATTTTTGGAATTGCAGTTTTATATTGCAGTCCAGCATATTACATAACTCTAAATGCAATATTTACAGGAATGTTTGGGATTCCATTACTTATAAACAATTTAAGATTAAAAAAATGCAACATTAAAAGTCAAATAATAACTTTTCCAGAATTTAAACTTAAATATTTAAAATCATCATTTTTTGCATCAACTGTTGGATTTTTTAGAATATTTCTGCCAGGAGTTAGCGGAGCACAGATAAACTATATTTTAAGTAAAATTTTAAAGGAAGAAAAAGATTTAAAAAACTTTATTGTATCTCAGGGAAGTATTATATTGGCAAATGAGGCTTTTTCCTTACTGGCTATAACCTTTATAGGAATAGGAAGGAGTGGTGTAGCGAGGATTATCCAACAGATAAAGCCAGATGTTGATATAAACCTATTGTTATTTTCTATTTTAATTAGTTCTACGATGGCGTTGATTATCTTAGTGATTTTATCAAAATATGTCCTTATCTTTATCAAAAAGGTTAGTTTAAAATATCTATCATTATTTTTTATTGTATTTTGTTCATTAATTATTGTCGTTGGAAGCTATAACCTTTATTTATTCTATCACATTATTATATATATAACAGCAATATGCATAGGATTAATAACATTTAATAGTAAATCAAAACCCTCGTATATGATGAATGTTTTAATATTCCCCACAGTATTATATTTCCTTCATTAA
- a CDS encoding secondary thiamine-phosphate synthase enzyme YjbQ, whose translation MLFKFQIKTNKREELVDITPQIVSAVSESKVKDGIAVIYVPHTTAGITINENADPSVKHDIINFLSHLIPKNWNFTHLEGNSDAHIKSSLIGCSQTVIIKDGKPLLGTWQGIFFAEFDGPRLRKFYVKIIENSK comes from the coding sequence ATGTTATTTAAATTCCAAATAAAAACAAATAAAAGGGAAGAGTTGGTAGATATAACTCCTCAAATAGTTTCAGCAGTATCTGAATCAAAGGTTAAAGATGGGATAGCAGTTATTTATGTTCCACACACAACTGCTGGAATAACTATAAATGAAAATGCCGACCCATCAGTGAAGCATGATATAATAAACTTTCTCTCTCATCTTATTCCTAAAAATTGGAATTTTACACACTTAGAAGGTAATTCAGATGCACATATAAAAAGCTCTTTAATTGGATGTTCTCAAACTGTTATTATTAAAGATGGAAAACCTTTACTTGGCACTTGGCAGGGAATATTTTTTGCTGAATTTGACGGACCAAGATTGAGAAAATTTTATGTAAAGATAATTGAAAATAGTAAATAA
- a CDS encoding DNA methyltransferase, translating to MNIIKLNENFISEIDNLLKENNINILKNRIKEIKYKLTNSEEFFKNGVYEVSREWLIKNITHAEKSKSVERVKHYLKKIIKGLTEIKTTGINEINLNRWEEYTEIITDSLWIIDRRDNSGVHKAWYHGNFIPQIPRQMMLRYTKKYDLVVDTFLGSGTTLIECRRLGRHGIGIELNKEVAEKAKELINKEANPYNVITEVVVGDSREIDFEEILKKFGFKSCQLLIMHPPYHDIIKFSDDERDLSNAKTVKDFLKMFEEVVDNTYNILDDGRFLVLVIGDKYSNGAWIPLGFYCMDAVLKRGYKLKSIVVKNFEETKGKRNQKELWRYRALVGGFYVFKHEYIFIFQKVEK from the coding sequence ATGAATATTATTAAACTAAATGAAAATTTTATTTCAGAAATTGATAATTTACTTAAAGAAAATAATATAAACATATTAAAAAATAGAATTAAGGAGATAAAATACAAATTAACGAATTCTGAAGAATTTTTTAAAAATGGGGTTTATGAAGTTAGTAGAGAGTGGCTTATAAAAAATATTACACATGCAGAAAAATCAAAATCAGTTGAGAGGGTAAAACATTATTTAAAAAAGATAATAAAAGGGCTAACAGAAATAAAAACAACTGGAATAAATGAGATTAACTTAAACAGATGGGAAGAATATACGGAAATAATAACGGATAGTTTGTGGATTATAGATAGAAGAGATAATTCAGGAGTTCATAAAGCATGGTATCATGGGAATTTTATTCCACAAATTCCAAGACAAATGATGCTTAGATATACAAAGAAATACGATTTAGTTGTAGATACTTTTTTAGGGAGTGGAACAACGCTAATAGAGTGTAGAAGATTAGGAAGGCATGGGATTGGGATAGAATTAAATAAAGAAGTGGCAGAAAAAGCTAAGGAATTAATAAATAAGGAGGCGAATCCATACAATGTAATTACAGAAGTAGTTGTTGGAGATAGTAGAGAAATAGATTTTGAAGAAATATTAAAAAAATTTGGCTTTAAATCCTGCCAATTATTGATTATGCATCCTCCATATCATGATATTATTAAGTTTAGTGATGATGAAAGAGATTTGTCAAATGCTAAAACTGTTAAAGACTTTTTAAAGATGTTTGAAGAAGTTGTTGATAATACTTACAATATATTAGATGATGGTAGATTTTTAGTGTTGGTTATTGGAGATAAATATTCAAATGGAGCGTGGATACCTTTAGGATTTTATTGCATGGATGCAGTGTTAAAAAGAGGATATAAGTTAAAGAGTATAGTCGTTAAAAACTTTGAAGAGACGAAAGGGAAAAGGAATCAAAAAGAACTTTGGCGATATAGGGCATTAGTTGGAGGATTTTATGTATTTAAACATGAATACATATTTATTTTTCAAAAGGTGGAAAAATGA
- a CDS encoding EVE domain-containing protein has translation MIRGHVFVVNENTLPIHLKYQFVGTGAGDRDSNISLLADMLRVKEGDYIFFYIEGSENKKGRFFGIFKSKDNKVYHLKGEDAKKPNLPKKLIYRKDIEPYKVYSEGVLEFIALDKLPIYSRELLWMLIYRKMKGKRGNTMLFPWEVERLLNMIKDENNGNIITCKDGYDFDNQNFRIICGDKKYYNHGESFRLNFNKRDINSETAFQAYIMQELKIENNKYYPEIFGKNIAWIGNEVFAGAGMQKIDILTIEKADCDDILYRIIELKYVKNNNLDDIKRAPKQLEYYIKWARDDIGGHLRNAKSYNTKPILLILDKTNNILSNPENFPKDVLSEIKDLNKISYEPEIWVMDFNNNIEKIL, from the coding sequence ATGATTAGAGGACATGTATTTGTAGTTAATGAGAATACTCTTCCTATTCATTTGAAATATCAATTTGTTGGGACAGGAGCGGGAGATAGAGATAGTAATATTTCATTGTTAGCAGACATGCTTAGAGTTAAAGAGGGAGATTATATATTTTTTTATATTGAGGGGAGTGAAAATAAAAAAGGGAGATTTTTTGGTATCTTTAAATCTAAGGATAATAAGGTTTATCATTTAAAAGGGGAAGATGCAAAAAAACCAAATTTACCAAAAAAATTAATATATAGAAAAGATATTGAGCCATATAAAGTTTATTCTGAGGGAGTTTTGGAATTTATTGCATTAGATAAATTACCAATATATTCAAGGGAACTGTTATGGATGCTTATTTACAGAAAAATGAAAGGAAAAAGAGGAAATACAATGTTATTTCCTTGGGAAGTTGAGAGATTGTTAAATATGATTAAAGATGAAAATAATGGAAATATAATAACCTGTAAGGATGGATATGATTTTGATAATCAAAACTTTAGAATAATATGTGGAGATAAAAAATATTATAATCATGGAGAGAGTTTTAGGTTAAACTTTAATAAAAGAGATATTAATAGTGAAACAGCTTTTCAAGCATATATTATGCAGGAATTGAAGATAGAGAATAATAAGTATTATCCGGAAATATTTGGAAAAAATATAGCTTGGATAGGTAACGAAGTTTTTGCGGGTGCAGGAATGCAAAAAATAGATATTTTAACTATTGAAAAGGCAGATTGTGATGATATTTTATATAGAATAATTGAGTTAAAATATGTTAAGAATAACAACTTAGATGATATAAAAAGAGCACCAAAGCAATTAGAGTATTATATAAAATGGGCAAGAGATGATATAGGAGGACATTTAAGAAATGCTAAGAGTTATAATACTAAACCAATACTTTTAATATTAGATAAAACTAATAATATATTATCTAATCCAGAGAATTTCCCAAAAGATGTATTATCTGAAATTAAAGATTTAAACAAAATATCTTATGAACCTGAAATTTGGGTGATGGATTTTAATAATAATATTGAAAAAATACTTTAA
- a CDS encoding EVE domain-containing protein — MAYWLCITNEDNWKVIKEKKIWGVAERHKNTINKVKVGDKLIIYEIQRSGKDYKPPYIRGIYEVVSEVYKDSTKIFKPTPRNPNEKFPYRVKLKEIKIFEPPINFKELIPKLKFITNKKKWSGHLMGKAMRQIPEEDYNLILNKKLKK; from the coding sequence ATGGCATACTGGCTATGTATAACGAATGAAGATAACTGGAAGGTAATAAAGGAGAAAAAGATATGGGGGGTAGCAGAGAGGCATAAAAATACAATAAATAAGGTAAAAGTTGGAGATAAGTTAATTATTTATGAGATTCAGAGGAGTGGTAAAGATTATAAACCTCCATACATTAGAGGCATTTATGAAGTAGTTTCAGAGGTTTATAAAGATTCTACAAAAATTTTTAAACCAACTCCAAGAAATCCTAATGAGAAATTTCCATATAGAGTTAAATTAAAAGAAATTAAGATTTTTGAGCCACCAATTAATTTTAAAGAATTAATTCCAAAGTTAAAGTTCATTACTAATAAAAAGAAATGGAGTGGGCATTTAATGGGTAAGGCTATGAGGCAAATTCCTGAGGAGGACTATAATTTAATTTTAAATAAAAAACTAAAAAAATAA
- a CDS encoding flavodoxin family protein, producing MKVIGISGSPRPDGNTSLLVRESLNAIAEEGIETEFISLAGKELNPCLGCNICKETGYCQIIDDIEPILEKMKEADGIILGSPVYFGGVSAQLKMLMDRSRPLRIGFQLRNKVGGAIAVGASRNGGQETTIQQIHNFFLIHSMIVVGDNDPTAHYGGTGVGKSPGDCEKDEIGLETARNLGKKVAEVIKLIKK from the coding sequence ATGAAAGTTATAGGAATTAGTGGAAGTCCAAGACCTGACGGAAATACAAGTTTATTAGTTAGAGAATCTTTAAATGCTATTGCTGAGGAAGGAATTGAAACAGAGTTTATATCATTGGCTGGAAAGGAATTAAATCCATGTTTGGGTTGTAACATTTGTAAGGAGACAGGATATTGTCAAATAATTGATGACATTGAACCAATCTTAGAAAAGATGAAAGAGGCTGATGGAATTATTCTCGGCTCACCAGTTTATTTTGGGGGAGTTTCTGCTCAATTAAAAATGTTAATGGATAGGTCAAGACCTTTAAGAATTGGTTTTCAATTAAGAAATAAAGTTGGAGGAGCTATTGCTGTAGGAGCAAGTAGAAATGGAGGGCAAGAAACAACAATTCAACAAATCCATAATTTCTTCTTAATTCACTCAATGATTGTCGTTGGAGATAATGACCCAACAGCACATTATGGAGGGACAGGAGTAGGAAAAAGCCCTGGAGATTGTGAAAAAGATGAAATAGGATTAGAAACTGCAAGAAACTTAGGTAAAAAAGTAGCAGAGGTCATTAAGTTAATCAAAAAATAG
- the aroE gene encoding shikimate dehydrogenase, giving the protein MIDAKTKVVGLIGHPVEHSFSPIMHNAAFKDKGLNYVYLAFDVLPEKLKYVIDGAKALGIVGFNVTIPHKVEIIKYLDELDESAKLIGAVNTIKIENNKAVGYNTDGIGARLSLEEEIGKVKDKTILILGAGGAARAVAFELAKDNNIIIANRTVEKAEKLAKEIAEKLNKKFGEEVKFSSLNNDFSDVDIIINATPVGMYPNVDVEPLIKADQIKPDMVVMDLIYNPLETTLLKEAKKVGAKTINGLGMLIYQGAVAFKIWTGIEPNIDVMKNAIINTLFGNKNKL; this is encoded by the coding sequence ATGATAGATGCAAAAACCAAAGTTGTTGGATTAATAGGACATCCAGTAGAACATTCTTTTTCTCCAATAATGCATAATGCCGCATTTAAAGATAAAGGATTGAACTATGTATATTTGGCATTTGATGTTCTTCCAGAAAAATTAAAGTATGTAATAGATGGGGCTAAGGCTTTAGGAATTGTTGGATTTAATGTAACTATACCTCATAAGGTCGAAATTATTAAATATTTAGATGAATTAGATGAAAGTGCTAAATTAATTGGGGCGGTTAATACAATAAAAATAGAGAATAATAAGGCAGTTGGATATAATACTGATGGCATTGGAGCAAGATTATCTTTAGAGGAAGAAATTGGTAAAGTTAAAGATAAGACAATATTAATATTAGGAGCAGGAGGGGCGGCAAGGGCTGTGGCATTTGAATTAGCAAAAGATAATAATATAATAATAGCAAATAGAACGGTAGAAAAGGCAGAAAAATTGGCAAAAGAGATTGCTGAGAAATTAAATAAAAAATTTGGTGAGGAAGTTAAATTTAGTAGTTTAAATAATGACTTTAGTGATGTTGATATTATAATTAACGCCACTCCAGTAGGGATGTATCCAAATGTTGATGTTGAACCCCTAATTAAAGCTGATCAGATAAAGCCAGATATGGTAGTTATGGACTTAATTTACAATCCCTTAGAAACTACTCTATTAAAAGAAGCTAAGAAAGTTGGGGCTAAAACAATAAATGGTTTAGGAATGTTAATTTATCAAGGAGCTGTTGCATTTAAAATATGGACAGGAATTGAGCCCAATATAGATGTTATGAAAAATGCAATAATTAACACTCTTTTTGGAAATAAAAATAAATTATAA
- the ecnA gene encoding calcium-activated nuclease EcnA — MKSKLYPFLIPFLIFFVIVSGCFSHHNSYNSIEDFINSHEHFYGKVVKVVDGDTVYVESNGRLYKIRLLGVDTPETHKKNNPYEYFLLNGTPISNTTYLKIWGYKATDFAKKMLDNKTVIVVFDNEAPKKDKYGRYLAYIFIKNGSNYINFNEELLKYGYARVYISKFELEKEFLKIERDAKINRVGLWNWSNN; from the coding sequence ATGAAATCCAAATTATACCCTTTTTTAATCCCATTTTTAATATTTTTTGTTATAGTTTCTGGATGTTTCAGTCATCATAATAGTTATAATAGCATTGAGGATTTTATAAATAGCCATGAACATTTTTATGGAAAGGTTGTTAAAGTAGTTGATGGAGATACTGTTTATGTAGAGTCCAATGGAAGATTGTATAAAATAAGATTATTGGGAGTTGATACTCCAGAGACACATAAAAAGAATAATCCATATGAATATTTTTTATTGAATGGAACTCCTATATCTAATACAACATACTTAAAAATTTGGGGCTATAAAGCAACAGATTTTGCAAAGAAAATGTTAGATAATAAAACTGTTATTGTAGTTTTTGATAATGAGGCTCCAAAAAAGGATAAGTATGGAAGATACTTGGCATATATTTTTATAAAAAATGGTAGTAATTATATTAACTTTAATGAAGAACTTTTAAAATACGGCTATGCGAGAGTTTATATAAGTAAGTTTGAATTAGAAAAAGAATTTTTAAAAATTGAGAGGGATGCAAAGATAAATAGAGTTGGCTTATGGAATTGGAGTAACAACTGA